In the Gasterosteus aculeatus chromosome X, fGasAcu3.hap1.1, whole genome shotgun sequence genome, one interval contains:
- the snapc5 gene encoding snRNA-activating protein complex subunit 5 translates to MHSRLQELKKEEETLLKIKVMLQDQLNRLKFEEGALKSMISAQTEDGASERSPPETEVNINLDDESKINQTKLLLNAAVDFDMEEEDDEEEDEEEEDDEDGNELQFMPDEDEEEDDY, encoded by the exons aTGCACAGCCGTCTGCAGGAActgaagaaggaagaggagactcTCCTCAAAATCAAAGTCATGTTACAGGACCAGCTGAACAGGTTGAAG TTCGAAGAAGGCGCCTTGAAGTCGATGATCAGCGCTCAGACGGAAGATGGAGCCTCTGAACGATCTCCCCCAGAAACTGAG GTTAATATTAACCTTGACGATGAGAGCAAGATCAATCAAACCAAACTGCTACTGAATGCCGCAGTAGATTTTGatatggaggaggaagatgatgaggaggaggatgaagaggaggaggatgatgaagatggcAATGAGCTTCAGTTTATGCCTgacgaagacgaggaggaggatgattaCTGA
- the lctlb gene encoding lactase-like protein isoform X3: protein MLPRCAFSVCHVFVLVLCLSSAEDFDWTKNGHSSFHYGTFPAGFSWGAGSSAYQTEGAWDKDGKGLSIWDVFSHKKGKIQRNDTGDSSCEGYHKIKDDVSLMKELKLNHYRFSISWPRLIPTGIKSDHINEKGIQYYDELINHLLESKITPVVTLYHWDLPQVLQEKYGGWQNISMVNHFNEFASLCFERFGNRVKYWMTFNNPWSVAVEGYETGEHAPGLRLKGTGAYRAAHHIIKAHAKVWHTYDTQWRGKQKGLVGISLSGDWGEPVDISNQKDIEAAERYVQFFLGWFATPIFHGDYPQVMKDFVGRKSVQQGHGTSRLPSFSPQEKSYIKGTCDFLGIGHFTTRYITQKNHPSARSGGSYFTDRDLAELVDPRWPDPGSEWLYSVPWGFRRLLNFVKSQYGNPMIYVTENGVSEKMLCTELCDDWRIQYFKDYINEMLKAIKDGVNVKGYTAWSLLDKFEWDEGYSERFGLYYVDFRNKNKPRYPKASVQFYKRVISSNGFPNQREVENWRRKAVETCSSSNQLLAAARRKSKEHAEMPKVWPMHDEV, encoded by the exons ATGCTGCCCCGCTGTGCATTcagtgtgtgtcatgtgtttgtgttggtgctgTGTCTGTCTTCGGCTGAGGACTTCGACTGGACAAAGAACGGTCACAGCTCCTTCCATTATGGCACTTTTCCAGCTG GATTTTCGTGGGGTGCCGGCAGTTCAGCCTATCAAACAGAAGGAGCCTGGGACAAAGATGGAAAAGGACTGAGCATCTGGGACGTGTTCAGCCATAAGAAAGGCAAAATCCAAAGAAATGACACCGGGGATTCCTCCTGTGAGGGTTACCACAAGATCAAG gATGACGTTTCCCTGATGAAGGAGTTGAAGCTTAACCACTATCGCTTCTCTATATCCTGGCCCAGGCTCATCCCCACTGGCATAAAGT CTGACCATATAAATGAAAAGGGAATACAGTACTATGATGAGCTGATTAACCATCTGTTGGAGAGCAAGATCACTCCTGTTGTCACGCTGTATCACTGGGATCTTCCACAG GTCTTGCAAGAGAAATATGGCGGATGGCAGAACATAAGCATGGTCAATCATTTCAATGAATTTGCGAGCCTTTGCTTTGAAAGATTTGGTAACCGAGTCAAGTACTGGATGACTTTCAACAATCCGTGG TCGGTCGCAGTTGAAGGCTATGAGACGGGTGAGCATGCTCCCGGACTGCGGCTGAAAGGAACAGGTGCATACAGAGCTGCCCATCACATAATCAAG GCCCATGCGAAGGTTTGGCACACTTATGATACCCAATGGAGggggaaacaaaaag GTCTGGTTGGCATCTCTCTCTCGGGGGATTGGGGCGAGCCGGTGGATATTAGCAACCAGAAAGACATCGAGGCAGCTGAGAGATACGTCCAGTTCTTCCTGGGCTGGTTTGCCACACCCATCTTCCACGGAGATTACCCTCAAGTGATGAAAGACTTTGTCG GAAGGAAGAGTGTCCAACAGGGCCACGGGACGTCCCGCCTGCCCTCATTTTCCCCCCAAGAGAAGAGCTACATCAAGGGGACCTGCGACTTCCTCGGCATCGGTCATTTCACCACCCGCTACATCACCCAAAAGAACCACCCATCAGCTCGCAGCGGCGGCAGCTACTTTACCGACCGCGACCTGGCGGAGCTGGTTGACCCGCGGTGGCCCGACCCCGGGTCCGAGTGGCTCTACTCAGTTCCATGGGGTTTCAGACGTCTGCTCAACTTTGTCAAG TCTCAGTACGGAAACCCGATGATTTATGTGACGGAGAACGGAGTCTCTGAGAAGATGCTGTGCACAGAACTGTGCGATGACTGGAGGATCCAGTATTTTAAGGACTACATCAATGAGATGCTGAAAG CCATCAAAGACGGAGTCAACGTGAAGGGCTACACCGCGTGGTCCCTGCTGGACAAGTTTGAGTGGGATGAAGGCTACTCCGAGAGGTTTGGCTTGTACTATGTGGACTTCAGGAACAAAAACAAGCCCCGCTATCCCAAAGCGTCTGTCCAGTTTTACAAACGGGTCATCAGCTCTAATGGATTTCCCAATCAGAGAGAG GTGGAGAACTGGAGGCGGAAGGCGGTTGAGACGTGTTCCTCCAGCAATCAGCTCCTGGCTGCAG CTAGAAGAAAATCCAAGGAACATGCAGAAATGCCAAAGGTTTGGCCAATGCATGATGAAGTTTAG
- the lctlb gene encoding lactase-like protein isoform X1: MLPRCAFSVCHVFVLVLCLSSAEDFDWTKNGHSSFHYGTFPAGFSWGAGSSAYQTEGAWDKDGKGLSIWDVFSHKKGKIQRNDTGDSSCEGYHKIKDDVSLMKELKLNHYRFSISWPRLIPTGIKSDHINEKGIQYYDELINHLLESKITPVVTLYHWDLPQVLQEKYGGWQNISMVNHFNEFASLCFERFGNRVKYWMTFNNPWSVAVEGYETGEHAPGLRLKGTGAYRAAHHIIKAHAKVWHTYDTQWRGKQKGLVGISLSGDWGEPVDISNQKDIEAAERYVQFFLGWFATPIFHGDYPQVMKDFVGRKSVQQGHGTSRLPSFSPQEKSYIKGTCDFLGIGHFTTRYITQKNHPSARSGGSYFTDRDLAELVDPRWPDPGSEWLYSVPWGFRRLLNFVKSQYGNPMIYVTENGVSEKMLCTELCDDWRIQYFKDYINEMLKAIKDGVNVKGYTAWSLLDKFEWDEGYSERFGLYYVDFRNKNKPRYPKASVQFYKRVISSNGFPNQREVENWRRKAVETCSSSNQLLAAEEQRSTAANILRLIHDPLTSHMEMVTEIVVPTVCTLSILLSAVFLMFLLRRRN; encoded by the exons ATGCTGCCCCGCTGTGCATTcagtgtgtgtcatgtgtttgtgttggtgctgTGTCTGTCTTCGGCTGAGGACTTCGACTGGACAAAGAACGGTCACAGCTCCTTCCATTATGGCACTTTTCCAGCTG GATTTTCGTGGGGTGCCGGCAGTTCAGCCTATCAAACAGAAGGAGCCTGGGACAAAGATGGAAAAGGACTGAGCATCTGGGACGTGTTCAGCCATAAGAAAGGCAAAATCCAAAGAAATGACACCGGGGATTCCTCCTGTGAGGGTTACCACAAGATCAAG gATGACGTTTCCCTGATGAAGGAGTTGAAGCTTAACCACTATCGCTTCTCTATATCCTGGCCCAGGCTCATCCCCACTGGCATAAAGT CTGACCATATAAATGAAAAGGGAATACAGTACTATGATGAGCTGATTAACCATCTGTTGGAGAGCAAGATCACTCCTGTTGTCACGCTGTATCACTGGGATCTTCCACAG GTCTTGCAAGAGAAATATGGCGGATGGCAGAACATAAGCATGGTCAATCATTTCAATGAATTTGCGAGCCTTTGCTTTGAAAGATTTGGTAACCGAGTCAAGTACTGGATGACTTTCAACAATCCGTGG TCGGTCGCAGTTGAAGGCTATGAGACGGGTGAGCATGCTCCCGGACTGCGGCTGAAAGGAACAGGTGCATACAGAGCTGCCCATCACATAATCAAG GCCCATGCGAAGGTTTGGCACACTTATGATACCCAATGGAGggggaaacaaaaag GTCTGGTTGGCATCTCTCTCTCGGGGGATTGGGGCGAGCCGGTGGATATTAGCAACCAGAAAGACATCGAGGCAGCTGAGAGATACGTCCAGTTCTTCCTGGGCTGGTTTGCCACACCCATCTTCCACGGAGATTACCCTCAAGTGATGAAAGACTTTGTCG GAAGGAAGAGTGTCCAACAGGGCCACGGGACGTCCCGCCTGCCCTCATTTTCCCCCCAAGAGAAGAGCTACATCAAGGGGACCTGCGACTTCCTCGGCATCGGTCATTTCACCACCCGCTACATCACCCAAAAGAACCACCCATCAGCTCGCAGCGGCGGCAGCTACTTTACCGACCGCGACCTGGCGGAGCTGGTTGACCCGCGGTGGCCCGACCCCGGGTCCGAGTGGCTCTACTCAGTTCCATGGGGTTTCAGACGTCTGCTCAACTTTGTCAAG TCTCAGTACGGAAACCCGATGATTTATGTGACGGAGAACGGAGTCTCTGAGAAGATGCTGTGCACAGAACTGTGCGATGACTGGAGGATCCAGTATTTTAAGGACTACATCAATGAGATGCTGAAAG CCATCAAAGACGGAGTCAACGTGAAGGGCTACACCGCGTGGTCCCTGCTGGACAAGTTTGAGTGGGATGAAGGCTACTCCGAGAGGTTTGGCTTGTACTATGTGGACTTCAGGAACAAAAACAAGCCCCGCTATCCCAAAGCGTCTGTCCAGTTTTACAAACGGGTCATCAGCTCTAATGGATTTCCCAATCAGAGAGAG GTGGAGAACTGGAGGCGGAAGGCGGTTGAGACGTGTTCCTCCAGCAATCAGCTCCTGGCTGCAG
- the lctlb gene encoding lactase-like protein isoform X2: MLPRCAFSVCHVFVLVLCLSSAEDFDWTKNGHSSFHYGTFPAGFSWGAGSSAYQTEGAWDKDGKGLSIWDVFSHKKGKIQRNDTGDSSCEGYHKIKDDVSLMKELKLNHYRFSISWPRLIPTGIKSDHINEKGIQYYDELINHLLESKITPVVTLYHWDLPQVLQEKYGGWQNISMVNHFNEFASLCFERFGNRVKYWMTFNNPWSVAVEGYETGEHAPGLRLKGTGAYRAAHHIIKAHAKVWHTYDTQWRGKQKGLVGISLSGDWGEPVDISNQKDIEAAERYVQFFLGWFATPIFHGDYPQVMKDFVGRKSVQQGHGTSRLPSFSPQEKSYIKGTCDFLGIGHFTTRYITQKNHPSARSGGSYFTDRDLAELVDPRWPDPGSEWLYSVPWGFRRLLNFVKSQYGNPMIYVTENGVSEKMLCTELCDDWRIQYFKDYINEMLKAIKDGVNVKGYTAWSLLDKFEWDEGYSERFGLYYVDFRNKNKPRYPKASVQFYKRVISSNGFPNQREVENWRRKAVETCSSSNQLLAADPLTSHMEMVTEIVVPTVCTLSILLSAVFLMFLLRRRN; the protein is encoded by the exons ATGCTGCCCCGCTGTGCATTcagtgtgtgtcatgtgtttgtgttggtgctgTGTCTGTCTTCGGCTGAGGACTTCGACTGGACAAAGAACGGTCACAGCTCCTTCCATTATGGCACTTTTCCAGCTG GATTTTCGTGGGGTGCCGGCAGTTCAGCCTATCAAACAGAAGGAGCCTGGGACAAAGATGGAAAAGGACTGAGCATCTGGGACGTGTTCAGCCATAAGAAAGGCAAAATCCAAAGAAATGACACCGGGGATTCCTCCTGTGAGGGTTACCACAAGATCAAG gATGACGTTTCCCTGATGAAGGAGTTGAAGCTTAACCACTATCGCTTCTCTATATCCTGGCCCAGGCTCATCCCCACTGGCATAAAGT CTGACCATATAAATGAAAAGGGAATACAGTACTATGATGAGCTGATTAACCATCTGTTGGAGAGCAAGATCACTCCTGTTGTCACGCTGTATCACTGGGATCTTCCACAG GTCTTGCAAGAGAAATATGGCGGATGGCAGAACATAAGCATGGTCAATCATTTCAATGAATTTGCGAGCCTTTGCTTTGAAAGATTTGGTAACCGAGTCAAGTACTGGATGACTTTCAACAATCCGTGG TCGGTCGCAGTTGAAGGCTATGAGACGGGTGAGCATGCTCCCGGACTGCGGCTGAAAGGAACAGGTGCATACAGAGCTGCCCATCACATAATCAAG GCCCATGCGAAGGTTTGGCACACTTATGATACCCAATGGAGggggaaacaaaaag GTCTGGTTGGCATCTCTCTCTCGGGGGATTGGGGCGAGCCGGTGGATATTAGCAACCAGAAAGACATCGAGGCAGCTGAGAGATACGTCCAGTTCTTCCTGGGCTGGTTTGCCACACCCATCTTCCACGGAGATTACCCTCAAGTGATGAAAGACTTTGTCG GAAGGAAGAGTGTCCAACAGGGCCACGGGACGTCCCGCCTGCCCTCATTTTCCCCCCAAGAGAAGAGCTACATCAAGGGGACCTGCGACTTCCTCGGCATCGGTCATTTCACCACCCGCTACATCACCCAAAAGAACCACCCATCAGCTCGCAGCGGCGGCAGCTACTTTACCGACCGCGACCTGGCGGAGCTGGTTGACCCGCGGTGGCCCGACCCCGGGTCCGAGTGGCTCTACTCAGTTCCATGGGGTTTCAGACGTCTGCTCAACTTTGTCAAG TCTCAGTACGGAAACCCGATGATTTATGTGACGGAGAACGGAGTCTCTGAGAAGATGCTGTGCACAGAACTGTGCGATGACTGGAGGATCCAGTATTTTAAGGACTACATCAATGAGATGCTGAAAG CCATCAAAGACGGAGTCAACGTGAAGGGCTACACCGCGTGGTCCCTGCTGGACAAGTTTGAGTGGGATGAAGGCTACTCCGAGAGGTTTGGCTTGTACTATGTGGACTTCAGGAACAAAAACAAGCCCCGCTATCCCAAAGCGTCTGTCCAGTTTTACAAACGGGTCATCAGCTCTAATGGATTTCCCAATCAGAGAGAG GTGGAGAACTGGAGGCGGAAGGCGGTTGAGACGTGTTCCTCCAGCAATCAGCTCCTGGCTGCAG